From a region of the Paenibacillus segetis genome:
- the uxaC gene encoding glucuronate isomerase, which yields MFLNDNFLLTTDMAQQLFHEHAKPMPIIDYHCHLDPKEIYENKPFPNITAAWLYGDHYKWRLMRANGVPESNITGDASDYDKFVAWARTVPKIIGNPLYSWTHLELRRFFGITELLNEESAPRIWEEVNQKLATEPFKRRNIIKNCNVKIVCTTDDPADDLSYHQALKQEEHDFKVLPTFRPDKALNIDAIGFKEWIQKLGQVVGTTINSYSDLLGALKQRVDFFHDNGCRLSDHALDVLRYQASNLQVVERVFAKRLAGEELSQEEITMYRTELLSSLIGFYYEKNWTMQLHLHAYRNNNTPMFEKLGPDTGYDGINDLSITEALSKMLDQAECRQGLPKTILYSLNPNDYPALLALMGCYQKDTAGKIQLGSGWWYNDTRNGMRQQLTMFADHSVLSHFVGMLTDSRSFLSYTRHEYFRRVLCELVGEWVERGEAPNDVTLLEQMVEDISYRNASEYFGFQLC from the coding sequence ATGTTCTTAAACGACAACTTTTTATTAACCACGGATATGGCACAACAACTATTCCATGAACATGCCAAACCTATGCCTATCATCGACTACCATTGTCATCTAGATCCTAAAGAAATCTATGAGAACAAACCGTTCCCCAATATAACCGCGGCTTGGTTATACGGCGATCACTATAAATGGCGGTTGATGCGTGCAAATGGTGTCCCAGAATCCAATATTACAGGAGATGCTTCCGACTACGACAAATTTGTAGCTTGGGCAAGAACCGTTCCTAAGATCATCGGCAATCCTTTATACAGCTGGACCCATCTGGAGCTTCGCCGTTTCTTCGGGATTACGGAGCTTTTAAATGAAGAATCGGCCCCTAGAATCTGGGAAGAAGTGAACCAGAAGTTAGCTACGGAGCCTTTTAAACGCCGTAATATTATCAAAAATTGTAACGTAAAGATTGTATGCACAACGGATGACCCTGCGGATGATTTGAGTTACCATCAAGCTTTAAAGCAAGAAGAACACGACTTTAAAGTACTGCCTACTTTCCGTCCCGATAAAGCTTTGAACATTGATGCCATAGGATTCAAGGAATGGATTCAAAAATTAGGGCAAGTTGTTGGCACTACCATCAATTCTTACAGCGATTTGTTAGGGGCTTTGAAACAACGGGTGGATTTCTTCCACGACAATGGTTGCCGTTTATCCGATCATGCACTGGATGTCCTGCGTTATCAAGCAAGCAACCTTCAAGTGGTTGAGCGGGTTTTTGCAAAGAGGCTCGCTGGTGAAGAATTGTCGCAAGAAGAAATTACGATGTACCGGACGGAGCTCCTCTCTTCATTGATTGGGTTCTATTATGAGAAGAATTGGACCATGCAATTGCATTTGCATGCCTATCGTAACAACAATACCCCGATGTTTGAGAAATTGGGTCCTGATACGGGTTACGATGGGATTAACGATTTGTCGATCACCGAAGCGCTCTCGAAAATGTTAGATCAAGCTGAATGTCGCCAAGGTTTACCTAAGACCATCTTGTATTCACTGAATCCGAACGATTACCCAGCGTTGCTTGCATTAATGGGCTGCTACCAAAAAGACACCGCTGGCAAAATCCAACTTGGATCAGGCTGGTGGTACAACGATACGCGAAACGGGATGCGCCAGCAACTAACTATGTTTGCCGATCATAGTGTACTAAGTCATTTCGTAGGTATGTTAACGGACTCGCGTAGTTTTCTATCCTATACCCGCCATGAATATTTCCGCCGTGTATTGTGTGAATTGGTTGGTGAGTGGGTAGAACGTGGTGAGGCTCCAAATGACGTCACATTGCTCGAACAAATGGTCGAAGACATTTCATACCGTAATGCTTCCGAATACTTTGGATTTCAACTTTGTTAA
- a CDS encoding UxaA family hydrolase has protein sequence MQTLMKMNPRDTVAVALRPIQAGEELHFDDQMLQVQQDIPQGHKVALKDFAPITIITKYGYPIGHATSFIQRGEWVHTHNIKTNLAGEEEYEYQPDIHPVTYPKRELTFNGYRRANGKVGIRNDLYIVPTVGCVNGIAEQMLSTFKSLHPDLGSFDNITVLKHPYGCSQLGDDHRMTRSILIDAVKHPNAGGVLVFGLGCENNIVTEFRNLMGDYDDSRVKYLVAQEVGDEVEAGLTLLEELFVAAQDDHREPIPVSELNVGLKCGGSDGFSGITANPLLGAFSDFLISQGGTTVLTEVPEMFGAEKMLMARAESREVFEQTVSLINNFKQYFLSYGEPVYENPSPGNKAGGISTLEDKSLGCTQKAGTSPVVDVLEYGEKLRKKGLSLLQAPGNDLVASSALAASDCHLVLFTTGRGTPFGSFVPTVKIATNNDIFVGKKHWMDFNAGSLLETSMAEVLEQFITYVVAVASGQKTRNEQNDVRELAIFKTGVTL, from the coding sequence ATGCAAACATTAATGAAAATGAACCCTCGGGATACGGTGGCGGTCGCTCTACGTCCGATCCAAGCAGGTGAAGAGCTTCATTTTGATGACCAAATGCTACAAGTTCAACAAGACATTCCGCAAGGACATAAAGTTGCGCTCAAAGATTTTGCTCCTATTACGATCATTACTAAATATGGTTACCCCATTGGTCATGCAACATCGTTCATCCAAAGAGGCGAATGGGTTCACACCCATAACATCAAAACCAACTTAGCCGGTGAAGAAGAATATGAATATCAACCGGACATTCATCCTGTTACCTATCCTAAACGTGAGCTAACCTTTAACGGGTATCGCCGTGCAAATGGAAAAGTTGGCATTCGTAATGACTTGTATATCGTGCCAACCGTTGGTTGTGTGAATGGCATTGCAGAGCAAATGTTATCTACATTCAAATCGCTTCATCCGGACTTAGGGAGCTTTGATAACATCACGGTTCTCAAGCATCCTTACGGGTGCTCGCAATTGGGAGACGATCACCGCATGACCCGCAGTATCTTAATCGATGCCGTCAAACATCCCAACGCGGGTGGTGTCTTGGTCTTTGGATTAGGCTGCGAGAACAATATCGTTACCGAATTCAGAAACCTCATGGGTGATTATGATGACAGCCGTGTGAAATACCTGGTGGCACAAGAAGTTGGCGACGAGGTAGAAGCAGGTTTGACTCTCCTTGAAGAACTTTTTGTAGCAGCACAAGATGATCATCGGGAGCCAATTCCAGTTAGTGAACTGAACGTGGGCTTGAAATGTGGCGGTTCCGATGGTTTTTCAGGTATTACAGCTAACCCGCTGTTAGGAGCCTTCTCTGATTTTCTTATCTCACAAGGCGGAACAACCGTATTAACGGAAGTCCCTGAAATGTTTGGTGCGGAGAAAATGCTGATGGCCCGTGCAGAAAGTCGTGAAGTGTTCGAACAAACGGTCTCCTTAATTAATAATTTCAAACAATATTTCTTGTCTTATGGTGAACCGGTGTACGAAAACCCTTCTCCAGGTAACAAAGCGGGTGGTATCAGTACATTGGAAGACAAATCATTAGGTTGTACTCAAAAAGCGGGAACCTCCCCGGTTGTGGACGTATTGGAATACGGCGAGAAGCTGCGTAAAAAAGGACTAAGTCTTTTGCAGGCACCAGGTAATGACCTTGTGGCATCCTCTGCACTCGCTGCATCCGATTGTCATCTCGTCTTGTTCACTACGGGTCGAGGTACACCATTTGGCAGTTTCGTTCCGACGGTAAAAATCGCTACAAACAATGATATTTTCGTGGGCAAAAAGCATTGGATGGATTTCAACGCTGGTTCCCTACTGGAGACATCCATGGCTGAGGTGCTGGAACAATTTATTACTTATGTGGTTGCAGTTGCAAGTGGTCAGAAAACACGTAACGAACAAAATGATGTACGGGAACTAGCCATCTTTAAAACCGGAGTTACCTTGTAA
- a CDS encoding tagaturonate reductase — MTSLLSRITHPDLPSFPERMIQFGEGNFMRAFVDWQLQQMNNQGLFNGSAVLVQPIEQGLSGLLAEQDNLYTIFLNGILNQQTVNDSEIITSISRVINPYSQYEDYMALAEDDGFEFITSNTTEAGIAYHPEDRLTDAPQKSFPAKLTALLYKRFQLGKKGFVIIPCELIDRNGEKLQQIVIQYAEEWQLGQDFLHWLEAENTFCCSLVDRIVPGYPRDKAKVLEAELGYQDKIMVTAEPFLLWVIEGPAWISERLPFSKAGLNVVVTNDMTPYREQKVHLLNGPHTAMVPLALLAGLETVEDVMNDGDFSSFVKQLMEDELIPMLNLPKESLLTYAEAVLERFKNPFIRHELSSISLNSISKFKTRLLPVLLRYQEVNGDLPKLMTLSFAALLLSYRGDRLKRQDSTEVLTIFDQAWNNPTSFVHTILQEESLWGQDLTKVPDLSEVIEFNIEQLEQLGSRAALQKLV, encoded by the coding sequence ATGACATCCCTACTTTCGCGAATTACTCACCCCGATTTACCTAGTTTCCCAGAACGTATGATCCAATTTGGAGAAGGAAACTTCATGCGTGCTTTTGTAGATTGGCAATTGCAGCAAATGAATAACCAAGGACTTTTTAATGGAAGTGCAGTCTTAGTTCAACCAATCGAGCAAGGCTTGAGTGGATTATTGGCTGAGCAGGACAATCTGTATACCATCTTTCTAAATGGTATTTTAAATCAACAAACCGTAAATGACTCCGAGATTATTACGAGTATAAGTCGTGTAATCAATCCCTACTCCCAGTATGAAGATTATATGGCATTAGCTGAAGATGACGGGTTTGAATTCATTACTTCCAATACGACTGAAGCTGGAATTGCTTATCATCCTGAAGATCGTCTTACGGATGCACCACAGAAGAGTTTTCCAGCCAAATTAACCGCCCTTCTCTATAAACGTTTCCAATTAGGCAAAAAAGGGTTCGTCATTATCCCTTGTGAGTTGATCGACCGTAACGGTGAGAAGTTACAGCAAATCGTCATTCAATATGCCGAGGAATGGCAGTTAGGGCAGGACTTCCTGCACTGGTTAGAAGCGGAGAATACCTTCTGCTGTAGCTTAGTTGACCGAATTGTTCCGGGGTACCCTCGTGACAAAGCCAAAGTGTTAGAAGCCGAACTCGGATATCAAGACAAAATTATGGTAACAGCAGAACCTTTCCTGTTATGGGTCATTGAAGGACCCGCATGGATTTCCGAACGCTTGCCTTTCTCCAAAGCGGGGCTAAATGTTGTTGTGACGAATGATATGACCCCTTACCGGGAACAAAAGGTTCATCTCTTGAATGGTCCGCACACAGCTATGGTTCCTCTCGCCTTATTAGCTGGTCTTGAAACCGTTGAAGATGTGATGAACGATGGCGACTTCTCCTCTTTCGTTAAGCAATTAATGGAAGATGAATTGATCCCTATGCTCAATCTACCGAAGGAATCATTACTGACCTATGCGGAGGCTGTGCTAGAACGATTCAAGAATCCATTTATCCGCCATGAATTATCATCCATCTCGCTCAACAGCATCTCCAAATTTAAAACACGCCTGTTACCGGTTTTACTTCGATACCAAGAGGTTAACGGTGACCTTCCAAAACTCATGACCCTCTCCTTTGCTGCTTTATTGCTAAGCTATCGAGGAGATCGATTGAAGCGTCAAGACAGTACAGAAGTTCTAACGATTTTCGATCAAGCGTGGAACAACCCTACTTCGTTCGTTCACACAATTCTTCAGGAGGAAAGCTTATGGGGCCAAGATTTAACAAAGGTTCCTGACTTGAGCGAAGTTATTGAATTCAATATAGAGCAGCTGGAACAGTTAGGTAGCCGTGCAGCTCTACAAAAACTGGTATAG
- a CDS encoding LacI family DNA-binding transcriptional regulator, which yields MVTIKDIARVAGVSHTTVSRALNGNTLIKKETRDRIEKIAAELNYIPNYSAKSLVMKRSYTIGLFLSSIDQGTSASFLVDVIKGINHVLDENYNLSVNGIDSIQNLDTISPHRFDGILVMSQSDADNAFIYHVKKMGIPLVVLNRQLEDLSIMNVVANDRAGVKEAIDYAISQGHQTCAIIEGKSGFKSSAERKQGFLDSLLAHRLSIISDYFVSGDYSIESGYTGMCTLLALPEPPSLVFCSNDDMAIGAMNACFANQVAVPTSLSLIGFDDIVFARYTNPALTTVRRPISDISELGTTKLIELMTQPETKPEQLFVKTSLMIRHTVAKV from the coding sequence ATGGTTACGATCAAAGATATTGCTCGTGTCGCTGGTGTATCACACACTACGGTATCTCGGGCACTCAATGGAAATACGCTCATCAAGAAAGAAACACGCGATAGAATTGAGAAAATCGCTGCTGAACTGAATTACATACCCAATTACAGCGCCAAAAGCCTAGTCATGAAAAGATCTTATACGATCGGGTTATTCCTCTCCAGCATTGATCAAGGAACATCTGCAAGCTTTCTCGTGGATGTCATTAAAGGGATTAACCATGTTCTAGATGAAAATTACAACCTGAGTGTAAATGGAATTGATAGTATTCAAAACCTGGATACCATCTCACCTCATCGTTTTGATGGCATACTTGTCATGAGTCAGAGTGATGCGGATAACGCCTTTATCTACCATGTTAAAAAGATGGGCATACCATTAGTCGTGCTGAATCGCCAACTTGAGGATCTTAGCATTATGAATGTCGTAGCTAACGACCGTGCTGGCGTGAAAGAAGCTATCGATTACGCCATTTCACAAGGTCATCAAACCTGTGCAATTATAGAAGGAAAGTCAGGATTCAAATCGTCCGCAGAACGTAAACAAGGTTTTCTTGATAGTTTGCTCGCACATCGGCTTTCCATCATTTCAGATTATTTTGTTTCAGGCGATTATAGTATCGAAAGTGGATATACAGGAATGTGTACCTTATTAGCACTGCCTGAGCCCCCCTCACTTGTATTTTGCAGTAATGATGATATGGCGATTGGGGCGATGAATGCATGTTTTGCGAATCAAGTCGCAGTTCCAACTAGCCTATCCCTGATTGGCTTTGATGATATTGTGTTTGCTAGATATACCAACCCTGCCCTCACGACTGTACGCAGGCCGATTTCAGACATTAGCGAGCTTGGTACAACCAAGCTAATTGAATTAATGACACAACCTGAAACGAAGCCAGAGCAATTGTTTGTCAAAACCAGCCTCATGATTCGCCATACCGTAGCAAAAGTTTAA
- a CDS encoding helix-turn-helix domain-containing protein produces the protein MRPLSFLSKLTIFTFVISTVPVLFIGSFSYLTSSNEIQKKVNKSKMELISQISSNVEHKLTTVNQTLNQVVSSSVLKKALANPLNENDFILYNDLRNEIRNMQSFDTKLEDVILLNQRQNWMIKNSGLYRLDQYKDHEQLSNLLNTPDNISWILTPSSWFYSEESINPTGCNYSISLIKKLPTSKLQKYGLALANIPACSLQDDINSDTQSLDNIMILNEDNNILFHPDLSFIGKPVTESGFCEVSLISDPTKTSGQFKTLINKKDYSVTYLRSQLNGWVYLSVTSIESLTKESNKIGAITIYLCIFMLVLSILLAWTGSRRMYTPIERLLNQMGQRKKDVRLRHTNEFQIIGEQMHHLFQSKSQLEKEVRQHIQQVRTFFLINAFKGNLKKRELLEELEQFHYLTQVEEWKTMAVITLSIDFSDDTSYEKKDLNLLLFAVHNIIEELVSQEQRLAPVIMDQSVVVLLGSQDSNSESFHKTLYSLTEKLQQEIHNYLKLVVSIGLSLPFNSVHKISIAYREGLEALKHRIKLGKGVIIQYENINSGKHYLNLNYPTHKENDLLDAIKLAETDKAKELIHQLFKSIFAVELSPHEYQIPLTRLLNNLLIMMQESGISLNQIYHANGSIFEELLDLHTVAEIEDWFWSMVIHPMIKIFNSRQNAQYHNISEKIIDLIQHDYDTDLTLEECASRLHYNANYISSVFRKETNYYFSEYLTMYRFKMAKKWLSETDMPIKDIAAKLRYNNSQNFIRSFRKQEGMTPGQYRDSNSASKSKTKLDESM, from the coding sequence GTGAGACCATTAAGCTTCTTAAGTAAACTAACTATCTTTACCTTTGTCATAAGTACGGTTCCCGTTCTGTTCATTGGTTCTTTTTCATATTTAACATCATCTAATGAGATTCAAAAAAAAGTAAATAAAAGCAAGATGGAATTGATTTCACAAATCAGTTCCAATGTGGAGCATAAGCTAACCACGGTTAATCAAACTTTAAACCAAGTTGTAAGCTCTAGTGTGTTAAAAAAAGCACTAGCTAACCCATTAAATGAGAACGATTTCATTCTATATAACGACCTAAGGAACGAAATACGGAATATGCAATCCTTTGATACCAAGCTAGAGGATGTTATTCTATTAAACCAACGACAAAATTGGATGATCAAAAATTCCGGGCTTTATCGATTAGATCAGTATAAGGACCATGAACAACTCTCGAATCTACTTAACACACCAGACAATATTTCATGGATATTAACCCCCTCTTCCTGGTTCTATAGTGAAGAAAGCATCAATCCGACAGGATGTAATTATAGTATTAGTCTTATTAAAAAGCTTCCGACCTCGAAGCTACAGAAATATGGACTGGCTCTTGCTAATATACCTGCCTGCAGCCTTCAAGATGATATCAATTCAGACACGCAGTCACTCGATAATATAATGATACTAAACGAAGATAACAACATCCTTTTTCACCCTGATCTCTCGTTCATTGGCAAGCCTGTAACCGAGAGTGGATTTTGTGAGGTTTCTTTGATTTCTGATCCTACGAAGACATCCGGACAATTCAAGACCTTAATCAATAAAAAAGACTACTCGGTCACTTATTTACGTTCTCAACTCAATGGTTGGGTGTATTTATCTGTTACTTCTATCGAGAGTTTGACCAAAGAATCTAATAAGATTGGTGCTATTACAATCTATTTATGTATCTTCATGTTAGTATTGTCTATACTGCTTGCTTGGACTGGTTCAAGACGTATGTATACACCTATTGAAAGACTGCTCAATCAAATGGGCCAACGTAAGAAGGATGTCAGATTAAGACATACAAATGAGTTTCAGATCATAGGTGAACAAATGCATCATTTATTCCAATCCAAATCACAGCTTGAAAAAGAAGTGCGCCAGCATATTCAACAAGTTCGTACGTTTTTCCTGATCAATGCATTCAAGGGCAATCTCAAAAAGCGCGAACTACTTGAAGAGCTGGAACAATTTCACTATCTCACGCAGGTTGAGGAATGGAAAACAATGGCTGTCATTACCTTATCCATCGATTTCTCTGACGATACAAGCTATGAGAAAAAAGATCTCAATCTATTATTATTTGCCGTACACAATATTATCGAAGAGTTAGTCTCTCAGGAACAACGACTTGCACCTGTCATTATGGATCAATCCGTAGTCGTATTATTGGGTAGCCAAGACAGTAATTCGGAGTCTTTTCACAAAACCTTATATTCGTTAACGGAGAAGTTGCAGCAAGAAATACATAATTATCTAAAACTAGTAGTCAGTATTGGCCTGAGTCTCCCCTTTAACTCAGTTCATAAAATATCAATCGCATATAGAGAAGGACTTGAAGCACTTAAGCATCGCATCAAGCTTGGCAAAGGTGTCATTATTCAGTATGAGAATATTAACTCGGGTAAGCATTATCTGAATCTTAATTATCCAACCCATAAAGAAAATGACTTGCTGGACGCCATCAAACTAGCTGAAACCGATAAAGCAAAAGAACTGATCCACCAGCTCTTTAAATCGATCTTTGCTGTAGAGCTTTCACCGCATGAATATCAAATTCCACTTACCCGGTTACTTAATAATCTACTCATTATGATGCAGGAATCCGGGATTAGTTTAAATCAAATTTATCATGCAAATGGTTCGATATTTGAAGAGTTGCTTGACCTTCACACGGTAGCAGAGATTGAGGATTGGTTCTGGAGTATGGTCATTCATCCTATGATCAAAATCTTCAACAGCAGGCAAAATGCCCAATATCACAACATCTCGGAGAAGATCATCGATTTGATTCAACATGATTATGATACGGATCTAACTTTAGAAGAATGCGCATCGCGTCTTCATTACAATGCCAATTATATTAGCAGTGTCTTCCGTAAGGAAACGAACTATTATTTCAGCGAATACCTCACGATGTATAGATTCAAAATGGCTAAAAAATGGCTTAGTGAGACCGATATGCCCATTAAGGATATTGCTGCCAAACTAAGATATAACAATTCGCAAAATTTCATTCGTTCTTTCCGTAAGCAGGAAGGAATGACCCCGGGGCAATATCGTGATAGTAATTCAGCTTCCAAATCAAAAACGAAGCTTGATGAATCGATGTAG
- a CDS encoding extracellular solute-binding protein: MDELERLTEVKLDIRWVPDGVYTDKMNTALTTNSLGKVTFVKFSDYNLVKNAIRSEAFWEIGPYLQEFPNLKNLDESILNQAAIDGKIYGLYTERPSSRQGIIIRQDWLNNLQLSKPQTLDDLYEVMRQFTYNDPDQNGVQDTIGLVDRNDLVYGVFKTLSSYFGTPNNWKIENHQIVPEFVTDEYMDTMDFMKKLYNEKLINQDFALTSKEVQRDEFIRGQAGIFIGSMTDVQRLSVEAKAQNPLAELSLINRIEGPQGYKVWSIPNYNGLYLFSKKAIKSEQELKQVLTFFDRTMDKDVANLMKYGFEGRHYQLEDGKVILPEETSQLRVHEVNPLYSLMIADFSNKNIMEVAKKEELTALADQLSEDNEHFLVNDPTVQLSSPTYDEKNVELSSIIMDATYNYILGNLDVEGFGQEVERWKRNGGELIIQEYNEAIAWDNK, translated from the coding sequence ATGGACGAACTAGAAAGATTGACTGAAGTGAAGCTTGATATAAGATGGGTGCCTGATGGTGTATATACGGATAAAATGAACACCGCGCTTACAACAAATTCCTTGGGAAAAGTTACGTTCGTGAAATTTTCGGACTATAATCTAGTGAAAAATGCCATTCGTTCAGAAGCCTTTTGGGAGATTGGTCCTTATCTACAGGAATTCCCTAACCTCAAGAATCTAGATGAATCTATTCTGAATCAGGCTGCGATCGACGGGAAAATATATGGCCTATATACGGAGCGTCCTTCTTCCAGACAAGGAATCATTATTCGGCAAGATTGGCTTAATAATCTTCAGTTAAGTAAGCCCCAGACATTGGATGATTTATATGAGGTGATGAGGCAGTTTACTTATAATGACCCTGATCAGAATGGTGTACAGGATACGATTGGATTAGTAGATCGAAATGATCTCGTCTATGGTGTATTCAAAACCTTAAGCTCGTATTTTGGTACACCAAATAATTGGAAGATCGAGAACCATCAGATTGTTCCAGAATTCGTGACAGATGAATATATGGACACGATGGACTTTATGAAGAAATTGTATAATGAGAAATTAATTAATCAGGACTTTGCGCTTACTAGCAAAGAAGTGCAACGAGATGAATTTATTCGTGGGCAGGCCGGTATATTTATCGGTAGCATGACAGACGTCCAGCGATTATCTGTTGAGGCCAAAGCTCAGAACCCTCTGGCAGAACTTTCTTTGATTAACCGTATTGAGGGGCCCCAAGGTTATAAAGTATGGTCAATACCAAACTACAATGGTTTATATCTTTTTTCTAAGAAAGCTATTAAGTCGGAGCAAGAGTTGAAGCAGGTTCTTACTTTTTTCGATCGGACGATGGATAAGGATGTAGCTAATCTAATGAAATATGGATTTGAAGGTCGGCATTACCAACTCGAAGACGGGAAGGTTATCCTTCCAGAAGAGACATCGCAGCTACGCGTGCATGAAGTGAATCCTTTATATTCGCTGATGATTGCTGATTTCAGTAATAAGAACATTATGGAGGTAGCCAAGAAGGAGGAGTTGACCGCACTCGCGGACCAACTAAGCGAAGACAATGAACATTTCCTAGTAAATGATCCGACAGTTCAATTGAGTTCTCCAACCTATGATGAGAAGAATGTGGAGTTATCTTCCATTATTATGGATGCAACCTATAATTACATACTTGGTAATTTAGATGTTGAGGGATTTGGGCAAGAGGTTGAACGATGGAAGCGCAATGGTGGAGAGCTAATCATTCAAGAATATAATGAGGCAATTGCATGGGATAACAAATGA
- a CDS encoding extracellular solute-binding protein: MKKKSFSIFLTTLLTFSVMLSACSGGNSSNSSKESKDPVSTNEGNKAAVVEAEGPTEIKIMLPLNTSETPPDTIKTEVEKITNTKLTYQFFPADTYEEKLNTSLATGSLPQVVYLKNQTTFVQMKESIKDGQFWEIGPYMSEFPNLSKLKPEILNNTKVDGKLYSLYIGRPLARQGIIYRKDWADKLGLSAPKNVDELFKMAKAFTEQDPDGNGIKDTIGVVDRNELIYGAFKTVSSWFGTPNTWGEQDGQLAPEFTFSQYVDTMDFFKKLREGGYMNQDFAATSKTDAVNMFTSGKAGLYIGGSMQDIDSLNKDLIKNVPDAVLDTHSMVAGPDGKITQWMIPGYNNVALFPKTAVKDEAELKKILAYFDKMMTPEVSNLMYWGIEGIHYTVEDGKAKAGDDKELIEREVKGYKDSVIGEAETNGMYQPYNVLPGRIHAEELLLENVKFGVADPTAALDSATYTSKGVELQQIITDATYNYIYGQLDKAGFEKQVESWKSRGGAQIIEEYNAAR, translated from the coding sequence ATGAAGAAAAAATCATTCTCCATCTTCTTGACTACACTGTTAACTTTCAGTGTCATGTTATCTGCTTGCTCAGGTGGCAACAGCAGTAACAGCAGCAAGGAATCAAAGGATCCAGTATCTACGAACGAAGGTAACAAAGCAGCGGTTGTAGAGGCAGAGGGACCAACTGAAATTAAAATCATGCTTCCATTAAACACATCCGAGACACCGCCAGATACGATTAAGACTGAAGTTGAGAAAATAACGAACACGAAGTTGACTTATCAATTCTTCCCGGCGGATACGTACGAGGAAAAGTTGAATACTTCACTTGCTACCGGTTCGTTACCACAAGTAGTGTATCTAAAGAATCAGACAACTTTCGTTCAGATGAAAGAATCAATTAAGGACGGACAATTCTGGGAAATCGGGCCTTACATGAGTGAGTTCCCTAATTTGAGCAAGCTAAAACCAGAAATTCTGAATAATACAAAAGTAGATGGCAAGCTGTACTCGCTATATATCGGTAGACCTTTAGCACGTCAAGGCATCATTTATCGTAAAGACTGGGCTGACAAATTGGGACTCAGCGCACCTAAAAATGTGGATGAACTCTTCAAAATGGCGAAAGCGTTTACAGAGCAAGATCCAGACGGTAACGGAATCAAGGATACGATTGGTGTTGTTGACCGGAATGAATTGATCTATGGTGCCTTTAAAACGGTCTCGTCGTGGTTCGGAACACCGAATACATGGGGAGAACAGGACGGTCAATTGGCGCCAGAATTTACATTCTCGCAATATGTAGACACCATGGATTTTTTCAAAAAATTACGTGAAGGCGGTTATATGAACCAGGACTTCGCGGCAACAAGTAAGACGGATGCTGTCAATATGTTCACTAGTGGAAAAGCAGGTCTCTATATCGGTGGATCTATGCAAGATATTGATTCATTGAATAAGGATTTAATAAAGAATGTTCCTGATGCCGTTCTTGACACACACAGTATGGTTGCAGGCCCAGACGGGAAAATCACGCAGTGGATGATTCCGGGTTATAACAATGTCGCGTTGTTCCCGAAAACGGCTGTGAAGGATGAGGCAGAACTCAAGAAGATCCTGGCCTACTTTGATAAAATGATGACTCCTGAAGTATCAAACCTGATGTACTGGGGAATCGAAGGTATACACTATACGGTTGAAGATGGCAAGGCCAAAGCTGGAGATGACAAGGAACTGATTGAACGTGAGGTAAAAGGTTACAAGGACAGCGTGATCGGTGAAGCAGAAACCAATGGCATGTACCAACCTTATAACGTACTACCAGGTAGAATTCATGCCGAGGAATTGTTGCTTGAGAATGTCAAGTTCGGTGTAGCAGATCCAACCGCAGCGTTAGATTCAGCTACCTATACCTCAAAAGGTGTTGAGCTTCAACAGATCATTACAGATGCAACCTACAATTATATTTATGGTCAACTGGATAAAGCAGGATTTGAAAAACAAGTTGAGAGCTGGAAGAGTCGGGGCGGAGCCCAAATTATTGAAGAGTACAATGCTGCAAGATAA